One region of Solanum pennellii chromosome 6, SPENNV200 genomic DNA includes:
- the LOC107021497 gene encoding small nuclear ribonucleoprotein E-like codes for MASTKVQRIMTQPINLIFRFLQSKARIQIWLFEQKDQRIEGRIIGFDEYMNLVLDDAEEVNVKKNSRKQLGRILLKGDNITLMMNTGK; via the exons ATGGCTAGCACCAAAGTACAGAGGATTATGACCCAGCCCATT AATCTGATCTTCAGATTTCTTCAGAGT aaagcGCGCATTCAGATATGGCTATTTGAGCAGAAGGATCAGAGGATTGAAGGACGTATTATT gGTTTTGATGAGTACATGAATTTGGTTCTAGATGATGCCGAGGAAGTCAATGTGAAGAAGAATAGCAGAAAGCAGTTAG GGCGGATTCTTCTGAAAGGAGATAATATCACATTGATGATGAACAC GGGGAAATGA
- the LOC107023908 gene encoding uncharacterized protein LOC107023908 produces MSLSSTALSTEVKESNEENLFMVRGNLSNNGSPREQEADEEKSEHLHGDCDRGDNENAYDEDEEEDMDFNPLLKETASLDASSSLSSEIEGLDADAVDSGQNIDESLRVCCEERLPDFSQDCLIGDKELGEEIVMRNRASSAACPEDLRKISPSEPKERDSTLDTEPESGISNSKKTGLNGGGDHIEDLSVGGCNNIANSGRSIIDMDNEDAICKRTRARYSLASFTLDELETFLQETDDEDDLQNVNDEEEYRKFLAAVLHGGDGNSGNIQDNENVDDEDEDNDADFELEIEEALESDLDEHLKDDIEEYEAVGRRPKTRQTRRQRSSLENKNKILGLSDRPLRPLLPYLPSSPYSVHGAKGMMPPSSLLPANDGFVNGFTPHQIGQLHCLIHEHVQLLIQVFAVCVLEPAKRHIASNVGELISQMLRKRDEVLANRSVPYPSFCFFSPYVCPSVSDEPLHISPFQITNKISSAHDLQRDCSSGLNLVQPFERISPSRGRHEAITNNQVGCPLGSWVPHINGPILSVLDVAPIKLVKDFMDDVSHAVQDYQCRQVGGLKDSCSEKKPLFPVQNIHFTAEPDGRASLYSNSVPPSSSISRKSKKTLAAVLVEKAKQQAVASVPNEIAKLAQRFYPLFNPALYPHKPPPAMVANRVLFTDAEDELLALGLMEYNTDWKAIQQRYLPCKSKHQIFVRQKNRSSSKAPDNPIKAVRRMKNSPLTAEEVARIEEGLKVFKLDWMSVWKFIVPYRDPSLLPRQWRTAIGTQKSYISDASKKAKRRLYESERKKLKSGASETWHISSRKKDDVADSAIEGNCGADNCTDRNEEAYVHEAFLADWRPSVSSIQVNHSMSNLAEKIPPLQLLGVESSQVAEKMNNGGSRNWQSHISNEFPVSLRSSETESFSRGNGTRKFNNGQLVKLAPGLPPVNLPPSVRVMSQSAFKSYHVGTCPRAFGGDASTGDGVRDNAVPKTANAAKPCTNYFVKDGPLSSSAGRNNISNQNLQETRLSKDNKNVTEEKDESGLRMHPLLFRAPEDGPFPHYQSNSSFSTSSSFNFFSGCQPNLSLFHHPHQSAHTVNFLDKSSNPVDKTSMSSGFDFHPLLQRIDDANCDLEVASTVTRPSCTSETSRGWCTQVQNAVDSSSNVACGIPSSPMGKSNEVDLEMHLSFTSSKQKAIGSRGVADHFMERSPTSASRDQNPLNNGTPNRTTQHSDSGATARILSSDEETGNGVDDLEDQSLIEIVMEQEELSDSEEEIGESVEFECEEMEDSEGEEIFESEEITNDENEEMDKVALEDSYDQHVPYTHGNSKGNSCSITEIHATRFDKATDDQPSSLYLNSNPPRTVSPQVKSKSRHSSNSAGKPQDPTCSKRSRKKTKQDRDHPTIPKCASDMPEQSNQSSVASSHRNSRKRARGTDSRKTDTSLIADTNEESPNSTKKDEVG; encoded by the exons ATGTCTTTGAGCTCAACTGCATTATCTACTGAAGTTAAGGAGTCCAATGAGGAGAATTTGTTCATGGTACGCGGCAACCTATCCAACAATGGAAGTCCTCGAGAACAAGAGGCTGATGAAGAAAAGAGTGAACACCTTCATGGTGATTGTGACAGGGGTGACAATGAGAATGCGTATGATGAAGATGAGGAAGAGGATATGGATTTTAATCCTTTGTTAAAAGAAACTGCCTCTCTAGATGCTTCTTCAAGCTTGAGCTCAGAAATCGAAGGTCTGGATGCTGATGCCGTTGACAGTGGGCAGAACATTGATGAATCGTTGAGAGTTTGTTGCGAAGAAAGATTGCCAGATTTTTCACAGGATTGTCTCATTGGTGACAAAGAACTTGGTGAGGAGATTGTGATGCGAAATAGAGCTTCTTCTGCGGCTTGTCCAGAAGACTTGAGGAAAATTTCGCCTTCTGAACCTAAGGAGAGAGATTCCACTCTAGATACCGAACCTGAAAGTGGAATTTCAAATAGCAAGAAGACTGGGTTGAATGGAGGGGGTGATCACATTGAGGATCTTTCAGTTGGAGGGTGTAATAATATAGCAAATTCAGGTAGATCCATCATAGATATGGATAATGAGGATGCTATATGTAAGCGTACTAGAGCACGCTACTCACTTGCTAGCTTTACACTTGATGAACTTGAGACATTTCTTCAGGAGACTGATGACGAGGATGATCTTCAGAATGTCAACGATGAAGAAGAGTACAGGAAGTTTCTTGCAGCTGTTTTACATGGTGGAGATGGAAATTCTGGAAATATACAAGATAATgaaaatgttgatgatgaagatgaagacAATGATGCAGATTTTGAGCTTGAAATTGAGGAGGCATTGGAGAGTGACCTTGATGAACATCTGAAGGATGATATTGAAGAGTACGAGGCTGTTGGTCGAAGACCTAAGACTAGGCAAACCAGGCGCCAAAGATCTTCTCTTGAGAACAAGAATAAGATTTTAGGATTGTCAGATAGGCCACTACGCCCTTTGTTACCATATCTTCCCAGTTCTCCTTATTCCGTACATGGTGCGAAAGGCATGATGCCTCCATCCAGTCTGCTGCCTGCAAATGATGGCTTTGTGAATGGATTTACACCCCATCAGATAGGACAATTACATTGTTTGATACATGAGCATGTTCAACTTCTTATTCAGGTTTTTGCTGTTTGTGTTCTTGAGCCGGCCAAACGGCACATTGCTTCTAATGTTGGGGAATTGATTTCTCAAATGCTTCGTAAACGTGATGAAGTATTAGCAAATAGGAGTGTTCCCTATCCCAGTTTTTGCTTCTTCTCCCCGTATGTTTGTCCTTCGGTATCTGATGAACCTTTGCATATTTCACCTTTCCAAATTACCAACAAAATATCTTCAGCACATGATTTGCAGCGAGATTGCTCATCTGGACTTAACCTGGTGCAGCCTTTTGAAAGAATTTCTCCTTCAAGAGGAAGGCATGAAGCTATTACAAATAATCAGGTGGGATGCCCTTTAGGCTCCTGGGTACCTCATATAAATGGTCCAATACTATCTGTTCTTGATGTGGCTCCGATCAAATTAGTCAAAGACTTCATGGATGACGTTTCTCATG CTGTGCAAGATTACCAATGTCGACAAGTAGGAGGTTTGAAAGACAGCTGCTCGGAGAAGAAACCCTTGTTTCCTGTgcaaaatattcattttactGCCGAACCTGATGGTCGGGCTTCCTTATATTCAAACTCTGTACctccttcttcatcaatttctcgAAAATCAAAGAAGACTCTGGCTGCTGTATTAGTAGAAAAAGCTAAACAACAGGCTGTTGCTTCTGTTCCAAATGAGATTGCTAAGTTAGCTCAGCGCTTCTATCCTTTGTTCAATCCTGCTCTGTATCCTCACAAGCCACCCCCTGCAATGGTAGCAAACCGGGTGCTTTTTACTGATGCAGAGGATGA ACTATTAGCATTGGGTTTGATGGAGTATAATACAGATTGGAAAGCAATTCAGCAGCGGTATCTTCCTTGCAAATCTAAGCATCAG ATTTTTGTCCGACAGAAGAATCGCTCATCATCTAAAGCACCTGATAATCCAATAAAG GCTGTTCGGAGGATGAAAAACTCTCCCTTGACAGCAGAAGAGGTTGCACGTATTGAAGAG GGCCTGAAGGTGTTCAAGCTTGATTGGATGTCCGTGTGGAAGTTTATTGTTCCTTATAGAGATCCTTCCTTGTTACCCCGGCAATGGCGCACAGCTATTGGAACACAGAAATCATACATATCTGATGCTAGTAAGAAGGCAAAACGTCGGTTGTATGAATCAGagagaaaaaaactaaaatctggTGCTTCAGAAACTTGGCATATTTCTTCCAGAAAGAAG GATGATGTTGCTGACAGCGCCATCGAAGGAAATTGTGGTGCAGATAATTGTACAGACAGAAATGAGGAAGCTTATGTTCATGAGGCCTTTTTGGCAGATTGGAGGCCTTCTGTATCCAGCATCCAGGTGAATCATTCTATGTCAAACCTGGCAGAGAAAATTCCTCCACTCCAGCTATTGGGTGTGGAGAGTTCTCAAGTTGCTGAAAAGATGAATAACGGTGGTTCTAGAAATTGGCAATCCCATATCTCTAATGAGTTCCCTGTTTCTCTGAG GTCGTCAGAAACTGAGTCTTTTTCGCGGGGAAACGGAACCCGTAAATTTAACAATGGGCAGTTAGTTAAATTAGCGCCAGGTCTGCCTCCTGTTAATCTTCCACCATCTGTTCGAGTAATGTCTCAGTCGGCTTTCAAAAGCTATCATGTTGGAACATGTCCGAGGGCTTTTGGTGGGGATGCTTCTACCGGTGATGGTGTTAGAGACAATGCAGTCCCAAAAACTGCAAATGCTGCAAAACCATGTACTAATTATTTTGTGAAAGATGGACCATTAAGCAGTAGTGCCGGGAGGAACAATATAAGTAATCAGAATCTACAGGAAACCAGATTGTCTAAGGATAATAAGAATGTTACAGAAGAAAAGGATGAGTCAGGTCTAAGGATGCATCCTTTGCTCTTCCGGGCCCCTGAAGATGGTCCTTTTCCACATTATCAGTCTAACTCTAGTTTTAGTACATCCAGTTCGTTCAATTTCTTTTCAGGTTGTCAGCCTAATCTTAGCCTCTTTCATCATCCACACCAATCAGCCCATACTGTTAACTTTCTTGACAAGTCTTCTAATCCTGTGGATAAAACTTCAATGTCATCTGGTTTTGACTTCCATCCGCTTCTGCAAAGAATTGATGATGCAAATTGTGACTTGGAAGTTGCATCTACTGTTACACGACCCTCTTGTACATCAGAAACATCAAGAGGATGGTGCACTCAAGTTCAGAATGCTGTTGATAGTAGTTCAAATGTTGCATGTGGTATACCCTCTAGCCCTATGGGAAAAAGCAATGAGGTTGACTTGGAGATGCACTTGAGTTTCACGTCCAGTAAACAGAAAGCCATTGGAAGCAGAGGGGTGGCTGACCATTTCATGGAAAGGTCACCAACTAGTGCTTCTAGAGATCAAAATCCTCTAAACAATGGAACTCCAAATAGAACCACCCAGCATAGTGATTCAGGTGCCACTGCAAGGATTTTGTCCAGCGATGAAGAAACTGGAAATGGCGTTGATGATTTGGAAGACCAGTCTCTTATAGAAATTGTGATGGAGCAGGAAGAGCTAAGTGACTCAGAGGAAGAAATAGGAGAAAGTGTAGAGTTTGAGTGTGAGGAGATGGAGGACTCAGAAGGAGAGGAAATATTTGAATCTGAGGAGATAACCAATGATGAAAATGAG GAGATGGATAAAGTTGCATTGGAAGACTCTTATGATCAACATGTACCTTATACACATGGTAATTCAAAAGGAAATTCTTGTAGCATTACTGAAATCCATGCTACTAGGTTTGACAAAGCAACGGATGACCAGCCCAGTTCTCTATACTTGAATTCGAATCCACCTAGGACTGTTTCTCCCCAAGTCAAGTCAAAGTCTAGACATTCCAGTAATTCTGCTGGCAAACCCCAAGATCCTACTTGTTCCAAGAGGTCTAGAAAGAAAACAAAGCAGGACAGAGATCACCCTACAATACCGAAGTGTGCTTCTGACATGCCTGAACAGTCGAACCAATCTTCTGTTGCCTCTTCACACAGGAATTCCAGGAAACGTGCACGTGGAACAGATTCAAGGAAAACAGACACAAGCTTGATTGCTGATACGAATGAGGAAAGTCCAAACAGTACTAAGAAAGATGAAGTAGGTTGA